From a single Bacteroidales bacterium genomic region:
- the hutI gene encoding imidazolonepropionase, which yields MKILLKNIDVLWLSEEGNNKVYPYVREMFSNPPRIENAFLFAENGVVKGFGHMSVMDVKESHCDIVLDARNRHVFPGFCDSHTHVVFAKTRESEFVDKIKGLSYAEIARRGGGILNSARALHKASEEELYELALQRIRQLISLGTTAIEIKSGYGLTTSSELKILRVIRSLKETLPIPVRSTFLGAHAFPEEYQNKRDAYVDLIVQEMLPAVAEENLADFVDVFCDEGFFTPEQTEKIFETAIKWGLRPKIHANELGITGGVRVAVKYGAVSVDHLEHLTNEEIDLLANSATIPTALPGTSFFLRLPYAPMRKMVDVGLPLALASDFNPGSCPSGNMQFIWTLACIYGRLLPEEALVAMTINGACAMGLQDKVGSFALGKTANFILSKPLPSLAFIPYYYGVSNIEKVFVNGFPWNLNE from the coding sequence GTGAAAATTCTTTTAAAGAATATCGATGTTCTTTGGCTTTCCGAAGAAGGGAATAATAAAGTTTATCCTTACGTGCGGGAGATGTTTTCTAATCCACCACGTATAGAAAATGCTTTTTTGTTCGCAGAAAACGGAGTTGTTAAGGGTTTTGGACATATGTCCGTAATGGATGTCAAAGAAAGTCATTGCGATATCGTTTTGGATGCTCGTAATCGTCATGTTTTTCCTGGTTTTTGTGATTCACACACACATGTGGTTTTTGCTAAAACACGAGAAAGTGAGTTTGTGGATAAGATCAAAGGTTTAAGTTATGCTGAAATTGCAAGACGAGGCGGTGGGATTTTAAATTCTGCACGTGCCTTACATAAGGCATCAGAAGAAGAACTTTATGAACTAGCTCTACAAAGGATAAGACAATTGATTAGTTTGGGAACTACTGCCATTGAAATAAAAAGTGGTTATGGTCTAACGACTTCATCTGAGTTAAAAATATTGAGGGTTATTCGTAGCCTTAAAGAAACATTACCTATCCCCGTTCGTTCAACATTTCTTGGAGCTCATGCATTTCCCGAAGAATATCAGAATAAACGAGATGCATATGTTGATCTGATTGTACAGGAGATGTTGCCTGCTGTGGCTGAAGAAAATTTGGCTGATTTTGTAGACGTTTTTTGTGATGAAGGTTTTTTTACACCGGAACAAACGGAAAAAATTTTCGAAACAGCTATTAAATGGGGTTTGCGACCCAAGATCCATGCTAATGAGCTAGGTATCACAGGTGGTGTAAGAGTGGCTGTTAAGTATGGAGCTGTGAGTGTTGATCATTTAGAACATTTAACCAATGAAGAAATTGATTTACTGGCTAACTCTGCTACAATTCCTACTGCTTTACCTGGAACTTCTTTCTTTTTACGTTTACCTTATGCACCTATGCGGAAAATGGTGGATGTAGGACTACCACTTGCTTTAGCGTCGGACTTCAATCCGGGCAGTTGCCCCTCTGGCAACATGCAGTTCATATGGACCCTAGCCTGTATTTATGGGCGATTGCTTCCTGAGGAAGCTCTGGTAGCCATGACCATCAATGGTGCTTGTGCGATGGGCTTACAAGATAAAGTGGGATCTTTTGCTCTTGGTAAAACAGCCAATTTTATTTTATCAAAACCTCTTCCATCTCTGGCTTTCATACCTTACTACTATGGAGTAAGTAACATCGAAAAGGTTTTCGTAAATGGATTTCCATGGAATTTAAACGAATAA
- the ftcD gene encoding glutamate formimidoyltransferase, whose amino-acid sequence MEKLIECVPNFSEGRDKTKIKAITDVIESVKGVWLLDVDPGESTNRTVVTFVGTPEEVLEAAFLAVKKASEVIDMSQHKGAHPRFGATDVLPLVPLSNITMEEVVEYARRLAKRIGEELEIPVYCYEEAAFYPERKNLANVRAGEYEGLPQKLADPAWKHDFGPAKFNPQTGAIAVGARDFLVAINFNLNTTSVRRANAIAFDVREKGRPLREGNPITGKIVRDEKGEPVMIPGTLKATKAIGWYIEEYGIAQVSMNITNISVTPVHVAFDEVCRKAAERGVRVTGAEIVGLVPKRVLIDAGKHYLRMQKRSVGVAEDELVKIAIRSMGLSDIKPFNPREKVIEYIIEEKKKEKKLIDLTCKQFVHETASESPAPGGGSVSALMGALGAALGTMVANLSSHKPGWDDRWEEFSDWAEKGQNILNELLFLVDEDTKAFNRVMDAYGLPKDTDEEKQERQKAIQEAMRYATSVPLRTMKKSLEVFQLCKAMVETGNPNSLSDAGVGSLAALAGVKGAYYNVLINLANIEDKSWAETVRKEADGLLQEALRIAQEIEQLVQEKL is encoded by the coding sequence ATGGAAAAACTCATAGAATGTGTTCCAAATTTTAGCGAAGGTCGTGATAAGACCAAAATTAAAGCCATAACCGATGTCATTGAATCGGTTAAAGGTGTTTGGTTGCTGGATGTGGACCCTGGTGAGTCGACCAATAGAACAGTTGTAACTTTTGTTGGTACTCCCGAAGAAGTACTCGAAGCTGCTTTTTTAGCTGTAAAAAAAGCATCTGAGGTTATTGACATGAGCCAACACAAAGGAGCTCATCCCCGTTTTGGGGCTACAGATGTTCTTCCTCTAGTACCGTTGTCTAACATTACCATGGAAGAAGTAGTAGAATATGCTAGGCGACTTGCAAAACGAATAGGAGAAGAGTTGGAAATACCTGTTTATTGTTATGAAGAAGCAGCATTCTATCCTGAAAGAAAGAATTTAGCCAATGTTCGTGCTGGCGAGTATGAGGGTTTGCCTCAAAAACTTGCTGATCCTGCATGGAAACACGATTTTGGTCCTGCAAAATTTAATCCTCAAACAGGGGCTATTGCTGTAGGAGCTCGTGATTTTTTGGTTGCTATTAATTTTAATCTTAATACCACTAGTGTTCGTCGTGCCAATGCTATAGCTTTTGACGTTCGCGAAAAAGGTCGTCCACTCCGTGAAGGAAATCCAATTACAGGTAAAATTGTGCGTGATGAAAAAGGTGAACCTGTTATGATTCCTGGTACTCTCAAGGCTACAAAAGCTATTGGCTGGTACATAGAAGAGTATGGCATAGCACAAGTAAGCATGAACATAACCAATATTTCCGTGACTCCTGTTCACGTAGCTTTTGATGAAGTTTGTCGTAAAGCGGCTGAACGTGGTGTGAGAGTAACTGGTGCTGAAATCGTTGGTCTAGTTCCCAAACGTGTTCTCATCGATGCAGGAAAACATTATCTCCGCATGCAAAAACGGTCTGTTGGAGTAGCTGAGGATGAGCTCGTAAAAATCGCTATTCGCAGCATGGGACTTTCCGACATCAAGCCTTTCAATCCTCGAGAAAAAGTCATTGAGTATATCATTGAAGAAAAGAAGAAAGAAAAAAAGCTTATTGATTTAACATGCAAGCAATTTGTTCACGAAACAGCCAGTGAGTCGCCAGCTCCAGGAGGTGGTTCTGTATCTGCACTTATGGGAGCTCTTGGTGCTGCTCTTGGCACAATGGTTGCCAATCTAAGTTCCCACAAACCAGGATGGGACGATCGATGGGAAGAGTTCAGTGATTGGGCTGAAAAAGGACAAAACATACTCAATGAATTATTATTTCTGGTGGATGAAGATACCAAAGCTTTCAATAGGGTGATGGATGCGTATGGTTTACCTAAAGACACGGATGAGGAAAAACAAGAGCGTCAAAAAGCTATTCAAGAAGCTATGCGTTACGCTACATCGGTTCCATTGCGTACGATGAAAAAGTCTTTAGAAGTTTTTCAGCTTTGTAAGGCCATGGTGGAAACTGGTAATCCTAATTCTCTGTCTGATGCAGGTGTTGGCTCATTAGCAGCTTTGGCTGGCGTGAAAGGAGCTTACTATAATGTTCTTATTAACCTTGCTAATATTGAAGATAAATCTTGGGCTGAAACCGTTCGAAAAGAAGCTGATGGATTATTGCAAGAAGCTCTTCGCATTGCACAAGAAATTGAGCAACTGGTCCAAGAAAAGCTCTGA